In Cicer arietinum cultivar CDC Frontier isolate Library 1 chromosome 1, Cicar.CDCFrontier_v2.0, whole genome shotgun sequence, one DNA window encodes the following:
- the LOC101510831 gene encoding helicase-like transcription factor CHR28 isoform X2, translated as MADDGFEFPTLFGDDGDESDDEKLAMDIESFLSVLDEDCVPSESSHEDSSLKDVSPGESGVHDNFLLQNGNTMPDSELENQGPSSQTCSSPYAFAGGYRDTFSVVESDEIYYVERDGVSEREMPSYSVDTSLAEANSNYPTVCGDSLNSSMWKGENDSQIKHIGDDVESEHASHSSIIENVDGTFEDFGTALKDIIGVSRQQENDSCTSFEMPFVDVDRPTHFGTSTNSTICQGSDVPTDFYGYYPSLNSYQGINVRPVVFDSSGYLPSGACPQFWKNEEMVNSNMKVERMDSGYLPNGACPQFWKNEEMVSNMKAERMDFLTDTTNMISGMHLRTIGRMPFQDSQFMPADSEYPSFFPGNVLFEDSESAKLSCAPYISSEDQSHIVKAERDEMIMPYQNSFHNEDTKLNAGQEVKQLNGMFPTIGCQNDFFKSEDSDTIVTTENANYYQALIDETANKFPRNIGSLNSKSLDKSRSIAQASINGKHYNCVVSELEDKPTEYKSIDSQLSKRSTEGSNVEDDFDVCIIEDISHPAPTSWSSEPDNSLNMSQSSRFDYTQPYMVGGTRPKPRDEQYVLRAALQDLSQPKAEVSPPDGLLAVPLLRHQRIALSWMVQKETSSLYCCGGILADDQGLGKTVSTIALILKERPPLLKTCNNALKNELETLDLDDDPLPENGVVKKVSNMCQDISNRNPITSVNLLVHAKGRPSAGTLIVCPTSVLRQWADELQNKVTCKANLSVLVYHGSSRTKDPYELSKYDVVLTTYSIVSMEVPKQPLVDKDDQEKGVYEDHAVPSKKRKCPPSSSKSGKKGLDSMMREAVARSLAKVAWFRVVLDEAQSIKNHRTQVARACWGLRAKRRWCLSGTPIQNAIDDLYSYFRFLRYDPYAVYTSFCSTIKIPISRNPSKGYRKLQAVLKTIMLRRTKGTLLDGEPIISLPPKSVELKKVEFSQEERDFYSKLEADSRAQFQEYADAGTVKQNYVNILLMLLRLRQACDHPLLVKRYNSTSLWKSSVEMAKKLPQEKQLSLLKCLEASLALCGICNDAPDDAVVSVCGHVFCNQCISEHLTGEDNQCPATNCKTRLSTSSVFSKATLNSSPSHQACDHLPGYSGSEVVEAEPCSRAQPCDSSKIKAALEVLLSLSKPQCHISQKSSVQSTSRESTDCSSTSADNGQSFNDVCEKKSVFMEKSSNSSVGSVGEKAIVFSQWTGMLDLLEACLKNSSIQYRRLDGTMSVIARDKAVKDFNTLPEVSVMIMSLKAASLGLNMVAACHVLMLDLWWNPTTEDQAIDRAHRIGQTRPVTVLRLTVKDTVEDRILALQQKKRKMVSSAFGEDGTGGRESRLTVDDLKYLFMM; from the exons AGTAGTCACGAGGATTCTTCATTGAAAGACGTTTCACCTGGTGAATCTGGGGTCcatgataattttttacttcAAAATG GGAATACCATGCCTGACTCCGAACTTGAAAACCAGGGACCTTCATCACAGACGTGTTCTTCCCCATATGCTTTTGCTGGTGGTTACAGGGACACGTTCTCTGTTGTTGAAAGTGATGAGATTTATTATGTAGAAAGGGATGGAGTTTCTGAACGCGAGATGCCTTCTTACAGTGTGGACACAAGTTTGGCCGAGGCAAATTCAAACTACCCAACTGTTTGTGGAGATAGTTTGAACTCAAGTATGTGGAAGGGTGAAAATGATAGCCAAATCAAACATATTGGAGATGATGTAGAATCTGAAC ATGCTTCACACAGCTCTATCATTGAGAATGTTGATGGAACTTTTGAAGATTTTGGAACAGCTTTGAAAGACATTATTGGAGTTTCTAGGCAGCAGGAAAATGACTCGTGTACATCTTTTGAAATGCCGTTTGTGGATGTTGACAGACCTACACATTTTGGAACTTCAACCAATTCTACTATTTGTCAAGGTTCCGACGTTCCTACTGATTTTTATGGATACTATCCATCTTTGAATAGTTACCAGGGTATAAATGTTAGACCTGTTGTTTTCGACAGTTCTGGTTATTTGCCTAGTGGTGCTTGTCCCCAATTCTGGAAAAATGAAGAGATGGTAAATAGTAATATGAAGGTTGAAAGAATGGATTCTGGTTATTTGCCTAATGGTGCTTGTCCTCAATTCTGGAAAAATGAAGAGATGGTAAGTAATATGAAGGCTGAAAGAATGGATTTCTTAACCGATACTACAAATATGATCAGTGGCATGCATTTGAGGACTATTGGTCGGATGCCTTTTCAGGATAGTCAATTTATGCCAGCAGATAGTGAATATCCTTCATTTTTTCCTGGTAATGTTCTATTTGAAGACAGTGAATCAGCAAAACTATCATGTGCTCCATATATTTCTAGTGAAGACCAGTCGCATATTGTCAAAGCTGAAAGAGATGAAATGATTATGCCTTATCAAAATTCTTTTCATAATGAGGATACCAAGTTAAATGCAGGTCAAGAGGTGAAACAATTAAATGGTATGTTCCCTACTATTGGATGTCAGAATGATTTTTTCAAGAGTGAGGATAGTGATACAATTGTAACAACTGAGAATGCCAATTACTATCAAGCTCTTATTGATGAAACTGCTAATAAATTTCCCAGAAACATTGGAAGTTTGAATTCAAAATCCTTAGATAAATCTCGATCTATTGCCCAGGCATCAATCAACGGGAAACACTATAATTGTGTTGTAAGTGAGCTAGAGGATAAACCAACTGAATATAAAAGTATTGATTCTCAACTTTCAAAAAGAAGTACTGAGGGATCAAATGTCGAGGATGACTTTGATGTTTGCATTATTGAAGACATCAGTCACCCTGCACCTACAAGTTGGTCTTCTGAACCAGATAATTCCCTTAATATGTCACAATCTTCTAGATTTGATTATACCCAACCTTATATGGTGGGAGGCACAAGACCAAAGCCACGCGACGAGCAATACGTATTACGAGCTGCATTGCAG GATCTATCACAGCCAAAGGCAGAAGTTAGTCCACCAGATGGACTGCTGGCAGTTCCTCTGTTACGTCATCAG AGAATCGCTTTATCATGGATGGTTCAGAAGGAAACATCAAGTTTATATTGTTGTGGAGGAATTCTTGCAGATGACCAG GGTCTTGGTAAAACAGTGTCAACTATTGCTTTAATACTAAAAGAAAGGCCTCCACTGCTGAAGACATGCAATAATGCactaaaaaatgaattagaGACTTTGGATTTGGATGATGACCCACTTCCCGAGAATGGAGTAGTGAAGAAAGTTTCTAACATGTGCCAAGATATATCTAATAGGAATCCAATCACAAGTGTGAATTTGTTGGTGCATGCAAAGGGCAGGCCATCTGCGGGAACCCTTATTGTTTGTCCTACTAGTGTCCTAAGACAGTGGGCTGATGAGCTGCAGAATAAGGTAACTTGCAAAGCAAATCTCTCTGTGCTTGTTTACCACGGGAGCAGTCGAACCAAAGATCCTTATGAGCTTTCCAAGTATGACGTTGTGTTGACAACTTATTCTATTGTCAGCATGGAGGTCCCTAAGCAGCCTCTGGTCGACAAAGATGACCAAGAGAAAGGAGTTTATGAAGATCATGCTGTGCCGAGCAAAAAAAGGAAATGCCCTCCTAGTTCTAGTAAAAGTGGCAAGAAGGGTTTAGATAGCATGATGCGTGAGGCTGTTGCACGCTCTCTTGCAAAAGTAGCCTGGTTTAGAGTTGTCCTGGATGAGGCCCAGAGTATAAAGAATCACAGAACTCAAGTTGCAAGGGCTTGCTGGGGTCTTCGAGCTAAACGCAGATGGTGCTTGTCAGGGACTCCCATCCAGAATGCAATTGATGATCTCTACAGTTACTTTAGATTTCTTAGATATGATCCTTATGCTGTGTACACATCATTCTGTTCCACCATCAAGATTCCTATTAGCAGAAATCCATCAAAAGGGTATAGAAAGCTACAAGCTGTCTTAAAGACGATAATGTTACGCCGGACCAAAG GTACACTTCTTGACGGGGAACCAATTATTTCTTTGCCACCTAAGTCTGTAGAGTTGAAAAAGGTGGAATTTTCACAGGAGGAACGTGATTTCTATTCCAAGCTAGAGGCTGATTCACGTGCACAGTTTCAG GAATATGCTGATGCTGGAACTGTGAAGCAAAACTATGTCAACATTTTATTGATGCTTTTGCGCCTTAGACAAGCTTGCGATCACCCTTTGCTTGTCAAGCGTTACAATTCTACTTCTCTGTGGAAATCTTCAGTTGAGATGGCAAAGAAGCTTCCTCAGGAGAAACAGTTATCTCTTTTAAAATGTTTAGAGGCTTCCTTGGCCCTCTGTGGTATCTGTAAT GATGCTCCTGATGATGCCGTTGTTTCAGTCTGTGGTCATGTTTTCTGTAACCAGTGCATTTCTGAACACCTTACTGGTGAGGACAACCAGTGCCCTGCAACAAACTGCAAAACTCGACTAAGCACGTCTTCAGTGTTTTCCAAAGCCACACTGAACAGTTCTCCATCTCATCAGGCATGTGATCATTTACCTGGTTACTCTGGTTCTGAGGTTGTGGAGGCTGAACCTTGTTCTCGGGCTCAGCCATGCGATTCCTCAAAAATAAAGGCTGCACTGGAGGTGTTGCTTTCATTGTCTAAGCCACAATGCCATATTTCCCAAAAAAGTTCTGTGCAGAGCACTTCTAGGGAAAGTACTGATTGCAGCTCCACTTCTGCTGATAATGGACAATCCTTTAATGATGTTTGCGAAAAGAAAAGTGTGTTTATGGAGAAAAGCTCTAACAGTTCAGTTGGTTCTGTTGGGGAGAAAGCTATAGTGTTTTCTCAGTGGACCGGGATGCTAGATTTACTTGAAGCGTGTCTCAAGAATTCTTCAATTCAGTATAGAAGACTTGATGGAACAATGTCTGTTATCGCAAGAGATAAAGCCGTTAAAGATTTTAACACACTCCCTGAG GTATCAGTTATGATAATGTCTTTGAAGGCTGCTAGCCTTGGTCTGAACATGGTGGCAGCCTGCCACGTTCTCATGCTAGATCTATGGTGGAATCCTACAACTGAAGATCAAGCCATAGACAGAGCGCATCGAATTGGACAGACTCGTCCTGTTACAGTTTTACGGTTAACAGTCAAAGATACGGTTGAAGACCGTATTTTAGCTCTGCAG CAAAAGAAGCGAAAGATGGTTTCATCTGCTTTTGGAGAGGATGGAACTGGTGGTCGTGAAAGTCGCCTTACAGTGGATGATTTAAAATACTTGTTCATGATGTGA
- the LOC101510831 gene encoding helicase-like transcription factor CHR28 isoform X1, translating into MADDGFEFPTLFGDDGDESDDEKLAMDIESFLSVLDEDCVPSEYKTWNFDRAPGRTHSSEVNILIHEDSSLKDVSPGESGVHDNFLLQNGNTMPDSELENQGPSSQTCSSPYAFAGGYRDTFSVVESDEIYYVERDGVSEREMPSYSVDTSLAEANSNYPTVCGDSLNSSMWKGENDSQIKHIGDDVESEHASHSSIIENVDGTFEDFGTALKDIIGVSRQQENDSCTSFEMPFVDVDRPTHFGTSTNSTICQGSDVPTDFYGYYPSLNSYQGINVRPVVFDSSGYLPSGACPQFWKNEEMVNSNMKVERMDSGYLPNGACPQFWKNEEMVSNMKAERMDFLTDTTNMISGMHLRTIGRMPFQDSQFMPADSEYPSFFPGNVLFEDSESAKLSCAPYISSEDQSHIVKAERDEMIMPYQNSFHNEDTKLNAGQEVKQLNGMFPTIGCQNDFFKSEDSDTIVTTENANYYQALIDETANKFPRNIGSLNSKSLDKSRSIAQASINGKHYNCVVSELEDKPTEYKSIDSQLSKRSTEGSNVEDDFDVCIIEDISHPAPTSWSSEPDNSLNMSQSSRFDYTQPYMVGGTRPKPRDEQYVLRAALQDLSQPKAEVSPPDGLLAVPLLRHQRIALSWMVQKETSSLYCCGGILADDQGLGKTVSTIALILKERPPLLKTCNNALKNELETLDLDDDPLPENGVVKKVSNMCQDISNRNPITSVNLLVHAKGRPSAGTLIVCPTSVLRQWADELQNKVTCKANLSVLVYHGSSRTKDPYELSKYDVVLTTYSIVSMEVPKQPLVDKDDQEKGVYEDHAVPSKKRKCPPSSSKSGKKGLDSMMREAVARSLAKVAWFRVVLDEAQSIKNHRTQVARACWGLRAKRRWCLSGTPIQNAIDDLYSYFRFLRYDPYAVYTSFCSTIKIPISRNPSKGYRKLQAVLKTIMLRRTKGTLLDGEPIISLPPKSVELKKVEFSQEERDFYSKLEADSRAQFQEYADAGTVKQNYVNILLMLLRLRQACDHPLLVKRYNSTSLWKSSVEMAKKLPQEKQLSLLKCLEASLALCGICNDAPDDAVVSVCGHVFCNQCISEHLTGEDNQCPATNCKTRLSTSSVFSKATLNSSPSHQACDHLPGYSGSEVVEAEPCSRAQPCDSSKIKAALEVLLSLSKPQCHISQKSSVQSTSRESTDCSSTSADNGQSFNDVCEKKSVFMEKSSNSSVGSVGEKAIVFSQWTGMLDLLEACLKNSSIQYRRLDGTMSVIARDKAVKDFNTLPEVSVMIMSLKAASLGLNMVAACHVLMLDLWWNPTTEDQAIDRAHRIGQTRPVTVLRLTVKDTVEDRILALQQKKRKMVSSAFGEDGTGGRESRLTVDDLKYLFMM; encoded by the exons TCACGAGGATTCTTCATTGAAAGACGTTTCACCTGGTGAATCTGGGGTCcatgataattttttacttcAAAATG GGAATACCATGCCTGACTCCGAACTTGAAAACCAGGGACCTTCATCACAGACGTGTTCTTCCCCATATGCTTTTGCTGGTGGTTACAGGGACACGTTCTCTGTTGTTGAAAGTGATGAGATTTATTATGTAGAAAGGGATGGAGTTTCTGAACGCGAGATGCCTTCTTACAGTGTGGACACAAGTTTGGCCGAGGCAAATTCAAACTACCCAACTGTTTGTGGAGATAGTTTGAACTCAAGTATGTGGAAGGGTGAAAATGATAGCCAAATCAAACATATTGGAGATGATGTAGAATCTGAAC ATGCTTCACACAGCTCTATCATTGAGAATGTTGATGGAACTTTTGAAGATTTTGGAACAGCTTTGAAAGACATTATTGGAGTTTCTAGGCAGCAGGAAAATGACTCGTGTACATCTTTTGAAATGCCGTTTGTGGATGTTGACAGACCTACACATTTTGGAACTTCAACCAATTCTACTATTTGTCAAGGTTCCGACGTTCCTACTGATTTTTATGGATACTATCCATCTTTGAATAGTTACCAGGGTATAAATGTTAGACCTGTTGTTTTCGACAGTTCTGGTTATTTGCCTAGTGGTGCTTGTCCCCAATTCTGGAAAAATGAAGAGATGGTAAATAGTAATATGAAGGTTGAAAGAATGGATTCTGGTTATTTGCCTAATGGTGCTTGTCCTCAATTCTGGAAAAATGAAGAGATGGTAAGTAATATGAAGGCTGAAAGAATGGATTTCTTAACCGATACTACAAATATGATCAGTGGCATGCATTTGAGGACTATTGGTCGGATGCCTTTTCAGGATAGTCAATTTATGCCAGCAGATAGTGAATATCCTTCATTTTTTCCTGGTAATGTTCTATTTGAAGACAGTGAATCAGCAAAACTATCATGTGCTCCATATATTTCTAGTGAAGACCAGTCGCATATTGTCAAAGCTGAAAGAGATGAAATGATTATGCCTTATCAAAATTCTTTTCATAATGAGGATACCAAGTTAAATGCAGGTCAAGAGGTGAAACAATTAAATGGTATGTTCCCTACTATTGGATGTCAGAATGATTTTTTCAAGAGTGAGGATAGTGATACAATTGTAACAACTGAGAATGCCAATTACTATCAAGCTCTTATTGATGAAACTGCTAATAAATTTCCCAGAAACATTGGAAGTTTGAATTCAAAATCCTTAGATAAATCTCGATCTATTGCCCAGGCATCAATCAACGGGAAACACTATAATTGTGTTGTAAGTGAGCTAGAGGATAAACCAACTGAATATAAAAGTATTGATTCTCAACTTTCAAAAAGAAGTACTGAGGGATCAAATGTCGAGGATGACTTTGATGTTTGCATTATTGAAGACATCAGTCACCCTGCACCTACAAGTTGGTCTTCTGAACCAGATAATTCCCTTAATATGTCACAATCTTCTAGATTTGATTATACCCAACCTTATATGGTGGGAGGCACAAGACCAAAGCCACGCGACGAGCAATACGTATTACGAGCTGCATTGCAG GATCTATCACAGCCAAAGGCAGAAGTTAGTCCACCAGATGGACTGCTGGCAGTTCCTCTGTTACGTCATCAG AGAATCGCTTTATCATGGATGGTTCAGAAGGAAACATCAAGTTTATATTGTTGTGGAGGAATTCTTGCAGATGACCAG GGTCTTGGTAAAACAGTGTCAACTATTGCTTTAATACTAAAAGAAAGGCCTCCACTGCTGAAGACATGCAATAATGCactaaaaaatgaattagaGACTTTGGATTTGGATGATGACCCACTTCCCGAGAATGGAGTAGTGAAGAAAGTTTCTAACATGTGCCAAGATATATCTAATAGGAATCCAATCACAAGTGTGAATTTGTTGGTGCATGCAAAGGGCAGGCCATCTGCGGGAACCCTTATTGTTTGTCCTACTAGTGTCCTAAGACAGTGGGCTGATGAGCTGCAGAATAAGGTAACTTGCAAAGCAAATCTCTCTGTGCTTGTTTACCACGGGAGCAGTCGAACCAAAGATCCTTATGAGCTTTCCAAGTATGACGTTGTGTTGACAACTTATTCTATTGTCAGCATGGAGGTCCCTAAGCAGCCTCTGGTCGACAAAGATGACCAAGAGAAAGGAGTTTATGAAGATCATGCTGTGCCGAGCAAAAAAAGGAAATGCCCTCCTAGTTCTAGTAAAAGTGGCAAGAAGGGTTTAGATAGCATGATGCGTGAGGCTGTTGCACGCTCTCTTGCAAAAGTAGCCTGGTTTAGAGTTGTCCTGGATGAGGCCCAGAGTATAAAGAATCACAGAACTCAAGTTGCAAGGGCTTGCTGGGGTCTTCGAGCTAAACGCAGATGGTGCTTGTCAGGGACTCCCATCCAGAATGCAATTGATGATCTCTACAGTTACTTTAGATTTCTTAGATATGATCCTTATGCTGTGTACACATCATTCTGTTCCACCATCAAGATTCCTATTAGCAGAAATCCATCAAAAGGGTATAGAAAGCTACAAGCTGTCTTAAAGACGATAATGTTACGCCGGACCAAAG GTACACTTCTTGACGGGGAACCAATTATTTCTTTGCCACCTAAGTCTGTAGAGTTGAAAAAGGTGGAATTTTCACAGGAGGAACGTGATTTCTATTCCAAGCTAGAGGCTGATTCACGTGCACAGTTTCAG GAATATGCTGATGCTGGAACTGTGAAGCAAAACTATGTCAACATTTTATTGATGCTTTTGCGCCTTAGACAAGCTTGCGATCACCCTTTGCTTGTCAAGCGTTACAATTCTACTTCTCTGTGGAAATCTTCAGTTGAGATGGCAAAGAAGCTTCCTCAGGAGAAACAGTTATCTCTTTTAAAATGTTTAGAGGCTTCCTTGGCCCTCTGTGGTATCTGTAAT GATGCTCCTGATGATGCCGTTGTTTCAGTCTGTGGTCATGTTTTCTGTAACCAGTGCATTTCTGAACACCTTACTGGTGAGGACAACCAGTGCCCTGCAACAAACTGCAAAACTCGACTAAGCACGTCTTCAGTGTTTTCCAAAGCCACACTGAACAGTTCTCCATCTCATCAGGCATGTGATCATTTACCTGGTTACTCTGGTTCTGAGGTTGTGGAGGCTGAACCTTGTTCTCGGGCTCAGCCATGCGATTCCTCAAAAATAAAGGCTGCACTGGAGGTGTTGCTTTCATTGTCTAAGCCACAATGCCATATTTCCCAAAAAAGTTCTGTGCAGAGCACTTCTAGGGAAAGTACTGATTGCAGCTCCACTTCTGCTGATAATGGACAATCCTTTAATGATGTTTGCGAAAAGAAAAGTGTGTTTATGGAGAAAAGCTCTAACAGTTCAGTTGGTTCTGTTGGGGAGAAAGCTATAGTGTTTTCTCAGTGGACCGGGATGCTAGATTTACTTGAAGCGTGTCTCAAGAATTCTTCAATTCAGTATAGAAGACTTGATGGAACAATGTCTGTTATCGCAAGAGATAAAGCCGTTAAAGATTTTAACACACTCCCTGAG GTATCAGTTATGATAATGTCTTTGAAGGCTGCTAGCCTTGGTCTGAACATGGTGGCAGCCTGCCACGTTCTCATGCTAGATCTATGGTGGAATCCTACAACTGAAGATCAAGCCATAGACAGAGCGCATCGAATTGGACAGACTCGTCCTGTTACAGTTTTACGGTTAACAGTCAAAGATACGGTTGAAGACCGTATTTTAGCTCTGCAG CAAAAGAAGCGAAAGATGGTTTCATCTGCTTTTGGAGAGGATGGAACTGGTGGTCGTGAAAGTCGCCTTACAGTGGATGATTTAAAATACTTGTTCATGATGTGA